From the genome of Desulfolucanica intricata:
AACTCCCCAAATAAGAAATTTCTCGAACTAGATAAAAATCCCCACAATTTAGACAATGTTACATTAAAAAACGCCCATGAGGACTTTTGTTTTACTTTTATTGAAAATACCTATAAGATATACTTAAGTCAATAACAAACAACAGATTGGAGATTTTTTATGTATGAAACAGTCTTTAAAACAAAAACTCCTTCCTCAGAAATTTTGATAAACATTAAAATAGTTCAAACATTATCTAATAATTTAATCCAGTATGAAAACAAGAACTTCTTTAATAAGTTATGTAAAAACGGCTGTCCAAATTTCAATCATAAGTGGTCATGTCCCCCATACAGTCCGCTTTATTCAGAATACTCCAAAGAATATTCAAATGCAATGCTTGTCTTATTATTCTGCACACTGAACCAATTTTACTATATCAAAACAGAATACATGAAAGTTAAAGCTTCTAACTCTATATTAAAATCTAAAATGGATAAATTTATGCGCTGGCTAGAACCAGTATTTAATGGAAAAATACTGTCCAATGGAAGCTGTAGGCTTTGCAAGCTTTGTACCTGTAAAGATAAAACCGGAAATTGTAAAAAACCTAAGGAAATGCGATATAGCATGGAATCGGTAGGTTTAGATGTTGAAAAAATTTCTTTACATTTTTTAAATCATAAATTTCTCTGGTATAAGAACAAAAAAGCCCCCTTATACTCGTCAGTTGTATCCTGTCTCTTAACCCCTAAACCTGTTAATATAAACTCATTAATAAGTCAGTTAGAAAATATCACCTTATAGGCTTTAAGAGTTAAATTTTCATACCCTTAAACTGTCGACGCGTGGGGTGGATGTCAAAGCCGCCGGGCTTATCATTGAAATTATGGAATGAATCAAGCGGGCCGTTATTTATGTCACAGGATCGGGTGCTAATCGTTTGTACCACGGAATCTAACATAAAACGTAGTTCCATTAGAGTCCGTTTCAACATCTATTGTAGCATTGTGCCTATTAGCAATACTGTAGCAAGTTGCCATACCTAAGCCTGTTCCGGTATCTTTAGTAGTAAAGAAAGGGGTTCCTAGCTTCGCTAATACCTCAGGCTTAATCCCTTGACCTTGATCCCGTACAGATAAAACTATTTCATCACCATCTATAAAGGTACTTATTGTTAGGATCCCACTTGAGGTCATAGCTTCTAATCCATTCCTGGCAAGGTTTAGAATTAACTGGCGAATTTCTTTTTCATCTAATAATAGGTTAGGAATTTCCTCAAGTTCTAGTTTTATATATTTATCAGATACCATTGCATCTGCTTGAATCAAGGGAAATAACGTTTTTAAGATGGAGTTTAGGTTCTGTAACTGTAAATCTACTGCCTTAGTTTTAGCTAAGGAGAGGAACTGAGTTATTATTGAATTAGCCCTATCTAATTCATCTATCATTAGGTCGAAAAATTCTTTTTCCTCAGAGAATTTTTCTTTGCCTTTAAAATATTGTAAAAAACCCCTAACAGTAGTCATAGGGTTCCTAATCTCATGTCCTATTCCGGCTGCCATTTCACCTACTAAGTTTAATCTACTTAATTTAGCAATTTCCTGCTCTGCCAGCCTTTGATCGGTTACATCAAATATTATTTTTAAGATTAGAGGTGAACCATCGATATCAGTAAAGGGATGTTCATAAAATCTATATATTTTCCCATCAGGAGAGTTGTATTCCCAGTTATATGGTTGATTTTCCGCAAGTACACGATTCGAATAGCATATAGCACAAGGTTCTTTTTCTCCAAGTACCACTTCGTAACAGAATCTATTCCCGGGCTCGCCATAAATATTTCTAAAGTTACGATTTGCATAGCGAATAGTATAGTCCGGGGCAACAAGTACAATAAAACCTGGAAAGCCCTCTAGAAGGGAATAAAGTCTTTGACGTTCAAATTCAAGTCTTTTCTCAGCCAGTTTCCGTTCGGTTATATCTTGCATTACACCCAAAATACATTTCTCATTATTAATGTCAACTATTTCAGTAGATAATAACCCCACTCGTATTTCACCTGACTTTGTACGATATTTAACCTCCATATTTCTTGTTGAACCCTGATCACGTATTTCTTCCCTAATTTTAGCTCCAACACTTGGACTTAAAGCTAGGTTTAACTCTATAGCTGTACGCCCTATTACTTCTTCTCGCTGATAACCCAAATGATAAAGCCAGCTTTCGTTTACGTCAATATATCGCCAATCTCTAAATCTTTTAATAAATATCATACTAGGACTGGAATTAAAAGCTTTGGAGAAAAGTTCCTCTGAATAACGCAGCTTCTCTTCTGTCCGTTTTCGATCACTAATATCACGAAAATATATTGATAAACCTTCTTTAGAGGGATAAACATGAACCTCTGACCATTTATTATAACTATATGAAAAGGCTTCAAAATGAACAGGTATCTGTTGAGATAAAGAAAGGTTGTATTTTTCACGGAATATAGGGTTTATACTCGGGAAAACATCCCAATAGACCTTACCGATAAGTTCTTCTCGGTTCCTTTCCCACAATCGCTCTGTTTCTGAATTGATGTACACAAACCGCCATTCCTTATCTAAAGTAAAAAAGGCATCAGTTATATTTTCAAGAATACTGATAGTTCGATCATTAGATTTTTTTAATTCCTCTTCCGCCCACTTACGTTGGATGACAATGGCATAAATATCTGCTAATTGTTCAACCAGTACAAGATCATGTTCAGTATAATCACGGTCTGAGTTAGCCACGGCAATCTGACCAACTAAATTTCCATCTATACATGCTGGAACACATAGTACACGATTAATTGGAATATGACCTGGTGGAGTTCCCGTAGACCTAAGGTCATT
Proteins encoded in this window:
- a CDS encoding DUF2284 domain-containing protein — protein: MYETVFKTKTPSSEILINIKIVQTLSNNLIQYENKNFFNKLCKNGCPNFNHKWSCPPYSPLYSEYSKEYSNAMLVLLFCTLNQFYYIKTEYMKVKASNSILKSKMDKFMRWLEPVFNGKILSNGSCRLCKLCTCKDKTGNCKKPKEMRYSMESVGLDVEKISLHFLNHKFLWYKNKKAPLYSSVVSCLLTPKPVNINSLISQLENITL
- a CDS encoding PAS domain S-box protein; translation: MLDVDKLSCELKNELNELREETKSLKVEIEALREQLTKETAFRKQVEKDMAKELKIKEAIIDLLNKLLLQISSDEISYLILEYAKELTGSKYGYVGYIDQQTGYLVCPTLTKEIWEFCQVKDKDIVFKKHDGLVNWVLNNQKSLLVNDIKNDLRSTGTPPGHIPINRVLCVPACIDGNLVGQIAVANSDRDYTEHDLVLVEQLADIYAIVIQRKWAEEELKKSNDRTISILENITDAFFTLDKEWRFVYINSETERLWERNREELIGKVYWDVFPSINPIFREKYNLSLSQQIPVHFEAFSYSYNKWSEVHVYPSKEGLSIYFRDISDRKRTEEKLRYSEELFSKAFNSSPSMIFIKRFRDWRYIDVNESWLYHLGYQREEVIGRTAIELNLALSPSVGAKIREEIRDQGSTRNMEVKYRTKSGEIRVGLLSTEIVDINNEKCILGVMQDITERKLAEKRLEFERQRLYSLLEGFPGFIVLVAPDYTIRYANRNFRNIYGEPGNRFCYEVVLGEKEPCAICYSNRVLAENQPYNWEYNSPDGKIYRFYEHPFTDIDGSPLILKIIFDVTDQRLAEQEIAKLSRLNLVGEMAAGIGHEIRNPMTTVRGFLQYFKGKEKFSEEKEFFDLMIDELDRANSIITQFLSLAKTKAVDLQLQNLNSILKTLFPLIQADAMVSDKYIKLELEEIPNLLLDEKEIRQLILNLARNGLEAMTSSGILTISTFIDGDEIVLSVRDQGQGIKPEVLAKLGTPFFTTKDTGTGLGMATCYSIANRHNATIDVETDSNGTTFYVRFRGTND